Proteins from a genomic interval of Methanofollis formosanus:
- a CDS encoding acyltransferase family protein, translated as MTSVRHENNFDFLRLASALVIIVSHAYALQIGYGSMYRYDPMIFIGTTALASLFVISGHLISQSWIYQPDLKRYLWKRILRVFPGLFPAILFTLFIIGPIATIFSLPDYLGALLSPSTLMAMPFFMNGACIGLFDQNPVTFVNASLWTIPVEFSMYLVVAFLGVLGCLRKKWILLSMIAANFLVWILFYQDPSLAKVRFILYFLIGTYLAIHHPDHRYRPVTAGILGFLLVLTIFSPVYEFVALVAVPYIVLCIAHLKIAPLNNFGERGDFSYGVYIYAYPIQQTIVVLLGPSLPLWLYCSLSIALTFPLAYLSWHLIEKKALALKQIDLSPGRFPWPSERLFFK; from the coding sequence ATGACCTCTGTGCGGCATGAGAACAATTTCGATTTCCTGCGCCTTGCCTCGGCGCTGGTCATTATCGTCTCTCATGCCTATGCTCTCCAGATCGGGTACGGGTCGATGTACCGGTACGACCCGATGATCTTCATCGGGACCACCGCTCTCGCCTCCCTCTTTGTGATCAGCGGACACCTGATCTCACAGAGCTGGATCTATCAGCCTGATCTCAAACGCTATCTCTGGAAGCGGATCCTCAGGGTGTTTCCGGGCCTGTTTCCTGCGATTCTTTTCACCCTGTTTATCATCGGCCCGATTGCGACGATCTTCTCGTTGCCTGATTATTTGGGGGCGCTTTTATCGCCGAGCACGTTGATGGCGATGCCGTTCTTCATGAACGGTGCGTGCATCGGCCTCTTCGACCAGAACCCGGTCACTTTTGTCAACGCCTCGCTCTGGACGATCCCGGTGGAGTTCTCGATGTACCTCGTTGTCGCTTTCCTCGGGGTCCTGGGGTGCCTCAGGAAAAAATGGATCCTTCTGAGCATGATCGCGGCGAATTTCCTGGTATGGATCCTGTTCTATCAGGACCCGAGTCTTGCGAAGGTGCGGTTCATTCTCTACTTCCTTATCGGGACCTATCTTGCCATCCATCATCCCGACCACCGGTACCGTCCGGTGACGGCCGGGATCCTGGGTTTTCTTCTTGTCCTGACCATATTCTCTCCGGTTTATGAGTTTGTTGCCCTCGTCGCCGTTCCGTACATCGTCCTCTGCATCGCGCATCTCAAGATCGCGCCGCTCAACAATTTCGGGGAGAGGGGCGATTTCTCCTACGGCGTCTACATCTATGCCTACCCGATCCAGCAGACGATCGTGGTTCTGCTCGGCCCCTCTCTCCCGCTCTGGCTCTACTGCTCCCTCTCGATAGCCCTCACCTTCCCGCTCGCGTACCTCTCCTGGCATCTCATCGAGAAGAAGGCGCTTGCCCTGAAACAGATCGACCTCTCCCCGGGCCGTTTTCCGTGGCCTTCGGAACGCCTGTTCTTTAAGTGA
- a CDS encoding ABC transporter ATP-binding protein — protein sequence MQEVIRAENLEKRFGDFVAVKGVDFSITEGEAFGFLGPNGAGKTTTMRMVQCVSPRSRGDLEVLGMDPATHAREIKALLGVVPQEDNLDPELTGYENLRTYARYFGIPGEEAEERIARLLAFVQMEKKQDVVIEHLSGGMKRRLVLARALVNDPRLLVLDEPTTGLDPQARHLIWDQLRGLQAEGRTIVLTTHYMEEAERLCDRLVIMDHGGILVEGSPADLIGRTIGRQILEAEAVPLVLSCLERHGIEYDLVGGSALVPTDEPVRVTEALLEECGAIRLATRPATLEDVFLKLTGRRLRE from the coding sequence ATGCAAGAGGTCATCCGGGCGGAGAACCTGGAAAAACGGTTTGGGGATTTTGTCGCCGTGAAGGGGGTCGACTTCTCTATCACCGAAGGCGAAGCCTTCGGCTTCCTGGGACCCAACGGTGCCGGCAAGACGACGACGATGCGGATGGTCCAGTGTGTCTCGCCCCGGAGCAGAGGAGATCTGGAGGTCCTGGGGATGGACCCGGCCACCCACGCGAGGGAGATCAAGGCGCTCCTCGGGGTCGTTCCCCAGGAAGACAACCTCGATCCCGAATTGACCGGGTATGAGAATCTCCGCACCTATGCGCGGTACTTCGGGATCCCCGGCGAGGAGGCTGAGGAGCGGATCGCCCGGTTGCTCGCCTTTGTGCAGATGGAGAAGAAGCAGGACGTCGTCATCGAACACCTCTCAGGCGGGATGAAACGGCGACTGGTCCTCGCGCGTGCCCTGGTCAACGACCCCAGACTCCTCGTCCTCGACGAACCGACCACCGGTCTCGATCCCCAGGCCCGCCACCTTATCTGGGACCAGTTGCGCGGACTCCAGGCCGAAGGGCGGACGATCGTCCTCACCACCCACTATATGGAGGAGGCGGAACGCCTCTGCGACCGCCTCGTCATCATGGACCACGGCGGGATCCTCGTCGAAGGCTCCCCTGCCGACCTCATCGGCCGGACGATCGGTCGCCAGATCCTTGAGGCCGAGGCGGTGCCGTTGGTCCTCTCCTGCCTCGAGCGGCATGGGATAGAGTACGACCTCGTCGGCGGATCGGCTCTCGTCCCGACCGACGAGCCGGTACGGGTGACCGAGGCCCTCCTCGAAGAATGCGGGGCGATCAGGCTTGCAACCAGACCCGCCACCTTGGAAGACGTCTTTCTCAAACTCACCGGCAGGAGGTTGCGGGAATGA
- a CDS encoding ABC transporter permease — translation MKNLSGRAWAVWRRNLDVFSKTWRVNLIPPAIEPVLYLLALGFGVGAFITDIDGVPYIRFIAPALFAVSVMNASFFECTYGSYVRMYYQKTFDAIVATPVTIEEVIAGEILWGATRSLISAAIILPVLILFGVVDLPGSLLLVPFAFVAGLLFASIGMCFTAVIPNIESINYPAFLFITPMFLFSGTFFPIDLLPEPLQALALAVLPLAHVVNVARALTLSTGWNLLVLGLLWMAAATPLIFLLALRLMKKRLIV, via the coding sequence ATGAAGAACCTCAGCGGACGGGCATGGGCGGTCTGGCGCAGAAACCTCGATGTTTTCTCCAAGACCTGGCGGGTGAACCTCATCCCACCGGCGATCGAACCGGTTCTCTACCTCCTAGCCCTGGGGTTCGGGGTCGGGGCATTCATCACCGATATCGACGGCGTCCCGTACATCAGGTTCATCGCCCCGGCTCTCTTTGCCGTCTCGGTGATGAACGCCTCTTTCTTCGAGTGCACTTACGGGAGTTATGTCAGGATGTACTATCAGAAGACCTTCGACGCCATCGTCGCCACGCCGGTCACGATCGAGGAGGTGATCGCCGGGGAGATCCTCTGGGGTGCCACCCGAAGTCTCATCTCCGCCGCGATCATCCTCCCGGTCCTCATCCTCTTCGGCGTCGTCGACCTTCCGGGCTCTCTCCTCCTCGTTCCCTTCGCCTTCGTCGCCGGTCTTCTCTTCGCCTCCATCGGGATGTGCTTCACCGCCGTCATCCCGAACATCGAATCGATCAACTACCCGGCATTCCTCTTCATCACCCCGATGTTTCTCTTCTCAGGCACCTTCTTCCCCATCGACCTCCTGCCCGAGCCTCTTCAGGCCCTTGCCCTTGCCGTTCTGCCGCTTGCCCATGTCGTCAATGTTGCACGAGCCCTCACTCTCTCGACAGGATGGAACCTCCTCGTTCTCGGTCTCCTCTGGATGGCGGCCGCCACTCCTCTCATCTTTCTCCTTGCACTTCGGCTGATGAAAAAGCGGCTTATCGTATGA
- a CDS encoding TMEM175 family protein: protein MSTDPACAGWIGFSKSRFEALTDGIFGIAMTLLVLGLSVPAVETIKTSTEIMEILRSLFPDFVHYCIAFLLLHGMWVSHHGLSQKMQFIDHRFLHLNSFLLLSVAVIPFSTSFAGDFPVSIIPAMVLEINLLAVGGILLAQWIYVASTRDLLRPGSREDDFSLAIPITAVIPALSFCGIVAAMLGSPWSMGIYLLAPPIIFVIKRINNMNGSENSLSPV, encoded by the coding sequence ATGAGCACCGACCCTGCATGTGCTGGATGGATTGGTTTTTCCAAGAGCCGGTTCGAGGCACTCACCGACGGGATCTTCGGGATCGCCATGACGCTCCTGGTACTGGGGCTCAGCGTCCCGGCGGTGGAAACGATCAAAACTTCCACCGAGATCATGGAGATACTCCGGTCCCTCTTCCCGGACTTCGTCCATTACTGCATCGCTTTCCTCCTCCTCCACGGGATGTGGGTCTCCCACCACGGCCTCTCCCAGAAGATGCAGTTCATCGATCATCGGTTCCTCCACCTCAACTCCTTCCTCCTCCTGAGTGTAGCGGTCATCCCGTTCTCCACCTCGTTCGCCGGCGATTTTCCCGTCTCGATCATTCCGGCGATGGTGCTCGAAATAAATCTCCTTGCCGTCGGAGGTATTCTCCTCGCTCAGTGGATCTATGTCGCCTCCACTCGTGATCTGCTCAGGCCGGGTAGCCGTGAGGACGACTTCTCTCTGGCGATACCCATCACGGCGGTCATCCCGGCCCTCTCCTTCTGTGGGATCGTCGCCGCGATGCTGGGATCGCCCTGGAGCATGGGGATCTACCTCCTGGCTCCTCCGATAATTTTCGTGATAAAACGGATTAACAATATGAATGGGAGTGAAAACAGCCTTTCCCCGGTCTGA
- a CDS encoding TMEM175 family protein — translation MGPKPDTRILFSRNRFEALTDGIFAIAMTLLVLGLGVPAASSVSTEAALDDALLNLVPDFVHYCIAFLILHGMWVSHHILTRTMEFIDRRFLSINTLLLMGVAVIPFSTAFSGDFSDAPVAAMVLEGNLLFVGGLLFLQWVYVERNEYLLKSDVMKKDLSLGRSMIGVIPLLSFLGILLALLGTTWSTAIYLFIPLIFFWIRWRHRSSR, via the coding sequence ATGGGCCCGAAACCGGATACCAGGATCCTGTTTTCCAGGAACCGCTTTGAGGCACTCACCGACGGGATCTTTGCGATCGCCATGACTCTCCTTGTCCTGGGCCTCGGGGTTCCGGCGGCATCGAGTGTCTCGACCGAGGCCGCGCTTGATGACGCGCTTCTCAATCTTGTCCCCGACTTCGTCCACTACTGCATCGCCTTTCTGATTCTTCACGGGATGTGGGTCTCCCATCACATCCTCACCCGGACGATGGAATTTATCGACCGACGGTTTCTCAGTATCAACACTCTTCTCCTGATGGGCGTGGCGGTGATTCCCTTCTCGACCGCATTTTCCGGGGACTTCTCCGACGCCCCGGTCGCCGCGATGGTCCTGGAAGGGAACCTCCTCTTCGTTGGCGGTCTGCTTTTTCTTCAGTGGGTCTATGTGGAAAGAAACGAGTATCTCCTCAAGTCAGACGTCATGAAAAAAGATCTCTCACTCGGGAGAAGCATGATCGGTGTCATCCCGCTGCTCTCGTTTCTCGGGATTCTCCTCGCTCTGCTCGGAACTACATGGAGCACGGCGATCTATCTCTTCATACCCCTGATCTTTTTCTGGATCCGGTGGCGGCACCGATCGTCCAGATAG
- a CDS encoding cupin domain-containing protein, which produces MLIRDITSTPLFTAGDRTRLREILHPKNEPECCNRCSIAHAFLGPGEASLPHRLKTSSETYYILAGEGMMHIGDESAPVGAGQVVYIPPGAVQSVENTGEDDLVILAIVDPAWDAADEEVLN; this is translated from the coding sequence ATGTTGATCAGAGACATCACGAGCACCCCACTCTTCACTGCCGGAGATCGTACGCGTCTGAGGGAAATTCTTCACCCAAAAAACGAACCTGAGTGCTGCAATCGATGCTCCATCGCCCATGCCTTCCTCGGCCCGGGCGAGGCCTCCCTCCCTCACCGGTTGAAGACCTCCTCCGAGACCTATTATATCCTTGCAGGTGAGGGAATGATGCATATCGGCGATGAATCGGCGCCGGTCGGTGCCGGACAGGTTGTCTACATCCCGCCAGGTGCGGTGCAGAGCGTGGAGAACACCGGCGAGGACGATCTCGTCATCCTCGCGATCGTCGACCCTGCCTGGGATGCCGCAGATGAAGAAGTGTTGAATTGA
- a CDS encoding PKD domain-containing protein: MSTIIMRRWLHLVAYLLMAVCCCAGTATAAEPTNITGPTTIDSPGIYCLNHSFFGPYNDTFITITADDVILDGHGWMIKSNGSSPAGTGILVDRAKNVTIACTLLNNFEEGCVVSGGSEVTLWGVNAFNSGSVGIKLDGATNCIVDSCRITENNGTGLEIINGLLNMITNNYFENEENVKFTGTVQSNFWNRTNTTKTNILGGSFIGGNVWTNPARNGWSDTCADTNKDGFCDEAYELNEVNVDFLPLALDQPAPLPLEVAFEADVTSGEAPLTVQFIDQSTGNPLKWGWDFGDSATSTEQNPIHVYETAGTYDVTLTVSRGEEKKEEVRTAYIKVTEPAPASLEANFTADITAGEAPFRVQFNDTSIGKPITWTWDFGDGANSSLKDPVHYYQTAGTYNVSLTVSDGTNSDTHLKADYIDVAPSSLPLAANFTSNETSGDAPFVVEFLDLSTGNPTGWEWDFGDDGNSSLQNPVHTYLETGTYNVTLTVSNSTTNNTLVLKDYIVVAGPGPEPLAANFTADMTSGRAPLTVHFTDTSTGNVSAWQWSFGDGTATSSLQHPTYVYKKAGTYSVSLTVSDGTTNDTMTRTDSIIVKASSSSSRGSGSGGSSSRSNIGVSSGLKTGDSTVFRFSGMGVSEIEITAADRIDGIRVSLEKLSKGPEGLGEPVYQYLLANMTYAEGENLDEIVFFFDLPWSWLQKYGIGVGDVVLWRFHDGIWNPLKTELVKETETKVYYRAVTPGFSYFAIAGGKGMTVIPGDTAPRVGADAGETPTSEGPGETTVTETVPSEPAGNATETATTPQPSPLGVVGAAAALVVVGFVVLKARRP, from the coding sequence ATGAGTACGATCATAATGCGGAGGTGGCTACATCTTGTGGCCTACCTCTTGATGGCCGTCTGTTGCTGTGCAGGTACAGCAACAGCCGCAGAACCGACAAACATTACCGGACCAACTACCATTGATAGCCCCGGGATTTATTGTCTGAACCACTCTTTCTTTGGCCCCTACAATGATACGTTCATCACGATAACCGCTGACGACGTGATCCTTGACGGGCACGGATGGATGATCAAGAGCAATGGCAGCAGCCCTGCCGGCACCGGCATTCTGGTGGACAGGGCGAAGAACGTCACGATCGCCTGTACCCTCCTGAACAACTTTGAAGAAGGCTGTGTGGTCAGTGGCGGATCAGAGGTTACCCTCTGGGGCGTAAACGCCTTTAACAGTGGATCTGTGGGGATCAAACTCGACGGTGCCACGAACTGCATCGTCGATAGCTGCCGGATCACCGAGAACAACGGCACCGGTCTGGAGATCATAAACGGGCTCCTGAACATGATTACCAACAACTACTTCGAGAACGAAGAGAACGTCAAATTCACCGGTACCGTTCAGAGCAACTTCTGGAACCGGACGAACACAACAAAAACCAACATACTTGGTGGTTCGTTTATCGGCGGAAACGTCTGGACGAACCCTGCCAGGAACGGGTGGTCAGACACCTGTGCCGATACCAATAAAGACGGATTCTGTGACGAAGCCTACGAATTGAACGAGGTGAACGTCGACTTCCTCCCGCTCGCTCTCGACCAACCCGCACCTCTCCCCCTTGAGGTCGCCTTTGAAGCAGACGTGACCTCGGGCGAGGCACCGCTTACCGTCCAGTTCATCGATCAATCGACCGGTAACCCCCTGAAATGGGGGTGGGACTTTGGTGACAGCGCCACTTCGACCGAACAGAACCCGATCCATGTCTATGAAACCGCCGGCACCTATGATGTCACACTCACCGTCTCACGCGGCGAGGAGAAGAAGGAAGAAGTCCGCACCGCGTACATAAAAGTCACAGAACCGGCCCCAGCATCTCTTGAGGCCAACTTCACTGCCGACATAACCGCAGGGGAGGCACCGTTCAGAGTGCAGTTCAACGACACTTCGATCGGGAAACCGATCACATGGACCTGGGACTTCGGTGACGGCGCAAACTCCTCTCTCAAAGACCCGGTGCATTACTACCAGACGGCCGGAACCTACAACGTCTCCCTCACCGTTTCTGACGGTACGAACTCGGACACCCACCTGAAAGCCGACTATATCGATGTCGCTCCGTCTTCCTTGCCGCTTGCGGCAAACTTCACGTCGAACGAGACCTCCGGCGATGCGCCGTTTGTCGTAGAGTTCCTCGACCTTTCGACCGGAAACCCGACCGGATGGGAATGGGACTTCGGTGACGACGGAAACTCCTCTCTCCAGAACCCGGTGCATACCTACCTGGAGACCGGAACCTACAATGTCACGCTCACCGTCTCGAACAGCACCACCAACAACACCCTCGTCCTCAAGGACTATATCGTCGTTGCCGGGCCAGGGCCAGAACCGCTTGCGGCAAACTTCACCGCAGACATGACTTCAGGGAGGGCGCCGCTCACCGTCCACTTCACCGACACTTCGACCGGGAACGTGAGCGCGTGGCAGTGGTCCTTCGGAGACGGGACGGCAACGTCATCGCTCCAGCACCCGACCTATGTCTACAAGAAAGCAGGTACATACTCCGTCTCTCTCACCGTCTCCGACGGCACGACTAACGACACCATGACTCGCACTGACTCTATCATAGTCAAAGCCTCGTCGTCGTCGTCACGCGGTTCGGGTTCAGGAGGGAGCAGCAGCAGATCGAATATCGGTGTGAGCAGCGGCCTTAAGACCGGCGACTCGACGGTCTTCCGCTTCAGCGGGATGGGGGTCTCAGAGATCGAGATCACCGCCGCCGACCGCATCGACGGGATCAGGGTCTCCCTTGAGAAATTATCCAAGGGGCCGGAAGGACTTGGCGAGCCGGTCTACCAGTATCTCCTTGCAAACATGACCTACGCGGAGGGGGAGAACCTCGATGAAATCGTCTTCTTCTTCGACCTCCCCTGGTCGTGGCTCCAGAAGTACGGTATCGGTGTCGGAGACGTCGTTCTCTGGAGATTCCATGACGGAATCTGGAACCCGCTCAAGACCGAACTGGTGAAGGAGACCGAGACAAAGGTGTATTATCGGGCCGTCACGCCGGGCTTCTCGTACTTTGCGATCGCCGGCGGCAAAGGAATGACGGTCATCCCCGGGGATACAGCCCCCCGGGTTGGCGCCGATGCCGGGGAGACCCCGACCTCAGAAGGGCCGGGCGAGACTACCGTGACCGAGACCGTGCCGTCTGAACCAGCCGGAAACGCCACCGAGACCGCGACTACTCCTCAGCCCTCCCCCCTGGGGGTTGTGGGGGCGGCAGCGGCCCTGGTAGTTGTCGGGTTTGTCGTTCTCAAGGCGAGGCGGCCATAA
- a CDS encoding sodium-dependent transporter: MSEKAFWSSRMAFILAAIGAAIGIGNVWRFPYMAYSNGGGAFLIPYTVALATAGIPLLIMEFGLGYKAKAGAPLSFRKLLGEGREWIGWMAVLVGFLTMTYYCTILAWAADYTVFSTSLAYAGNTEAFFFGDFLGLSDNIGLFGNINWLIVAGAAFAWLWVYVAVIRGVRSVEKMAYVTVVLPWLLILLFVVRGVTLPGAMDGIAYYLTPDFSVLLDPQVWLAAYGQIFFTLSLGWGVMIAYASYLPEKSDIGKNAVIIAVANSVTSIVAGFAVFSTLGYMAHQADVPITEVVRGGIELAFVTYPAAIQLLPFGAPVFGVLFFLMLLSLGIASAFATIEAVNRAVIDQTDLPRRLVVPAVCISGFLLGLFFTTSSGYQWLDIADHYLSFFALVLVGALEAVAVGHLYGADLMRRFINAHSEIVVGRWWDLCIRYVAPVLLFTALGFSLVKGVAEPYGGYPLWANAFGWGLVLFVPIGAVAIAWAVQKKERRTL; encoded by the coding sequence GTGAGTGAAAAGGCATTCTGGAGTTCGCGTATGGCATTCATCCTTGCCGCCATCGGAGCGGCGATCGGGATCGGCAATGTCTGGCGTTTCCCGTACATGGCCTATTCGAATGGCGGTGGTGCCTTTCTCATCCCCTACACCGTCGCCCTCGCGACCGCCGGGATTCCTCTCCTGATCATGGAGTTCGGGCTTGGGTATAAGGCGAAGGCCGGGGCCCCCCTCTCCTTCCGGAAACTCCTGGGCGAAGGCCGGGAATGGATCGGGTGGATGGCGGTGCTGGTCGGTTTCCTGACGATGACCTATTACTGCACCATCCTGGCATGGGCCGCGGACTATACGGTCTTCTCGACCTCCCTCGCGTACGCCGGGAACACCGAGGCTTTCTTCTTCGGCGACTTCCTCGGCCTCTCAGACAACATCGGCCTCTTCGGCAATATCAACTGGCTCATCGTCGCCGGTGCGGCCTTCGCCTGGCTCTGGGTCTACGTCGCCGTGATCCGGGGCGTCAGGTCAGTGGAGAAGATGGCTTATGTCACCGTCGTCCTGCCCTGGCTTCTCATCCTCCTCTTTGTCGTAAGAGGAGTCACCCTCCCGGGCGCGATGGACGGGATCGCCTACTACCTCACCCCCGACTTCTCGGTCCTCCTTGACCCCCAGGTCTGGCTTGCCGCGTACGGTCAGATCTTTTTTACCCTCTCGCTGGGGTGGGGCGTGATGATCGCGTATGCGAGTTATCTGCCTGAAAAAAGCGACATCGGGAAGAACGCCGTGATCATCGCGGTCGCCAACAGCGTCACCTCCATCGTCGCCGGGTTTGCGGTCTTCTCCACCCTCGGCTATATGGCGCACCAGGCCGACGTCCCGATCACCGAGGTGGTGCGGGGCGGGATCGAACTGGCCTTCGTCACGTACCCGGCGGCGATCCAGCTTCTGCCCTTCGGCGCACCGGTCTTCGGGGTGCTCTTCTTCCTGATGCTCCTCTCCCTCGGGATCGCCTCGGCCTTTGCGACGATCGAGGCGGTGAACCGCGCCGTCATCGACCAGACCGACCTACCGCGTCGCCTCGTCGTCCCGGCGGTCTGTATCTCTGGCTTCCTCCTCGGTCTCTTCTTCACCACCAGTTCCGGATACCAGTGGCTGGATATCGCCGATCACTATCTCTCCTTCTTCGCCCTCGTGCTGGTGGGGGCGCTGGAGGCGGTGGCGGTCGGCCATCTCTATGGCGCTGACCTGATGCGCCGGTTCATCAACGCGCACTCCGAGATCGTCGTCGGGCGCTGGTGGGATCTCTGCATCAGGTACGTCGCCCCGGTTCTCCTCTTCACCGCCCTGGGTTTCAGTCTTGTCAAGGGGGTCGCCGAACCGTACGGGGGCTATCCGCTCTGGGCCAACGCCTTCGGGTGGGGGCTGGTGCTCTTCGTTCCGATCGGGGCGGTGGCGATCGCATGGGCGGTACAGAAAAAGGAAAGAAGGACTTTGTAG
- a CDS encoding queuosine precursor transporter — protein sequence MAWSMERKFALLAGLYIAALVVANLVGNKVAVIGGVVVSVAIFSYPVTFLVTDIVAEVFGKKKTTDLVVAGVASLVFVLLLTALSVALPPADRFPYNEAYIDIFGMSTRILVASIICFAASQTHDIWAFHFWKEKTHGKHLWLRNNLSTMGSQLIDSFAFMFIAFYGAAPEYTLGFVISITIPYWLVKVAVAAVDTPFCYLGVRWLREEDRSEPTP from the coding sequence ATGGCATGGTCAATGGAACGGAAGTTCGCCCTCCTCGCAGGGCTGTACATCGCGGCCCTCGTCGTCGCCAACCTCGTCGGGAACAAGGTCGCCGTCATCGGCGGGGTCGTGGTCTCGGTGGCGATCTTCTCCTACCCGGTCACCTTCCTGGTCACCGACATCGTCGCCGAAGTCTTCGGGAAGAAGAAGACCACCGATCTCGTCGTCGCCGGCGTCGCCTCGCTCGTCTTCGTCCTCCTCCTCACAGCCCTCTCGGTGGCCCTGCCGCCGGCCGACCGTTTCCCGTACAACGAGGCGTACATCGATATCTTCGGGATGTCGACGCGGATCCTCGTCGCGAGCATCATCTGCTTTGCCGCCAGCCAGACCCACGACATCTGGGCCTTCCACTTCTGGAAGGAGAAGACCCACGGGAAGCACCTCTGGCTCAGGAACAACCTCTCGACGATGGGCAGCCAGCTCATCGATTCCTTCGCCTTCATGTTCATCGCCTTCTACGGGGCGGCGCCGGAGTACACCCTCGGCTTCGTCATCTCCATCACCATCCCGTACTGGCTGGTGAAGGTCGCGGTGGCGGCCGTGGACACGCCGTTCTGTTACCTCGGGGTGCGGTGGCTCAGAGAGGAAGACAGGTCCGAACCTACTCCTTGA
- a CDS encoding NEW3 domain-containing protein → MNKQIERGLAALCAVLMLLPLLVAAPAAALDNQADGKVSIHCDFPGQVIEAGETATFTLSVTNNGNADQMKMWTESFAGCKDWEMRFVDGKTEVNKVSIPAGGSKSVTLEVETAADTQVGEYPVKAHIGDGSVWLHVSISRTHTGELGTLEITVTDKDGEKVKGASVLIYEDKHAEPSDKVMTTADGKISTGLPQGVYDLVIEKAGYKGADKKDVKVKCGITTDAGTVMLEKSPYAAEVTIKSPTITTPVGRNAVFELGLKNAGTGDDTYVLSTKDLPEGWYARYKESAGAPGDLSEIFLRAGEEKTLYLEAIPPYGTGTGDYTFQTLIDSAAGQYSDELTAKIRGSYEMRVSADRYRYETDMGGTVNFDLKVRNAGTAGALTGIGFKVMAPQGWSATVTPTNITSLQPGERDTVKVTVAPPSSIVASDYKVSVKVISDQGEQEEEFRIVVKEQSFAAVLGVLLLIGIAGGVWYYFRKYQRR, encoded by the coding sequence ATGAACAAACAAATTGAACGGGGCCTTGCAGCCCTCTGTGCAGTGCTCATGCTCCTGCCCCTTCTGGTCGCCGCACCCGCGGCGGCCCTGGACAACCAGGCAGACGGGAAGGTCTCCATCCACTGCGACTTTCCCGGCCAGGTGATCGAGGCCGGGGAGACGGCGACCTTCACCCTCTCGGTGACCAACAACGGCAACGCCGACCAGATGAAGATGTGGACCGAGTCCTTTGCCGGGTGCAAAGACTGGGAGATGCGCTTCGTCGACGGCAAGACCGAGGTGAACAAGGTCTCCATCCCGGCGGGTGGGTCGAAGAGTGTCACCCTCGAGGTCGAGACCGCGGCCGACACCCAGGTCGGGGAGTACCCGGTGAAAGCCCATATCGGCGACGGGTCGGTCTGGCTCCATGTCAGCATCTCCAGGACCCATACCGGGGAACTCGGCACCCTCGAAATCACCGTCACCGACAAGGACGGCGAGAAGGTGAAGGGTGCGTCTGTCCTGATCTATGAGGACAAACATGCCGAACCTTCCGATAAGGTGATGACCACCGCGGACGGCAAGATCAGCACCGGCCTCCCGCAGGGAGTCTACGACCTCGTCATCGAGAAGGCCGGGTACAAGGGTGCCGATAAAAAGGACGTCAAGGTGAAGTGCGGGATCACCACCGACGCCGGGACCGTGATGCTGGAGAAGTCCCCGTACGCGGCCGAGGTCACCATCAAGTCCCCGACTATCACCACCCCGGTCGGCCGGAACGCCGTCTTCGAACTGGGCCTGAAGAACGCGGGTACAGGAGACGACACCTACGTGCTCTCGACAAAGGACCTCCCTGAAGGATGGTACGCACGCTACAAAGAGTCGGCCGGCGCCCCCGGCGACCTCTCCGAGATCTTCCTGCGGGCCGGCGAGGAGAAGACCCTTTACCTTGAGGCGATCCCGCCGTACGGTACCGGGACCGGCGACTACACTTTCCAGACCCTCATCGACTCCGCGGCGGGGCAGTACTCCGACGAACTGACCGCAAAGATCCGGGGAAGTTACGAGATGCGGGTCTCGGCCGACCGCTATCGGTACGAGACCGACATGGGCGGCACGGTCAATTTCGATCTCAAAGTGAGGAACGCGGGTACCGCCGGGGCACTGACCGGGATCGGCTTTAAAGTGATGGCGCCGCAGGGGTGGAGCGCTACGGTGACGCCGACCAACATCACGAGCCTTCAGCCGGGCGAGCGCGACACCGTGAAAGTGACGGTGGCCCCGCCCTCCTCCATCGTCGCCTCTGATTACAAGGTCAGCGTCAAGGTGATCTCCGATCAGGGCGAACAGGAGGAAGAGTTCAGGATCGTCGTGAAGGAACAGTCCTTCGCGGCCGTCCTCGGTGTCCTCCTGCTCATCGGGATCGCCGGCGGGGTCTGGTATTACTTCAGGAAATACCAGCGCCGCTGA